Proteins encoded in a region of the Methanococcus voltae genome:
- the taw2 gene encoding tRNA(Phe) (4-demethylwyosine(37)-C(7)) aminocarboxypropyltransferase Taw2, with product MTNGHKKLKYQKIGDILIVKDELNETEIKELVKRTKCKTILKYETHITRDLRVPTTKTLYGTETETINKEHGCLFSIDASKIMWSMGNLEERKRIATKSNKEEIVVDMFAGIGYFTIPLAKYSAPKKIYALELNPNSYRHLCKNILLNKVENIVVPLNIDNRDFDETIKADRILMGYVVKTSEFLEKAFQILANNGTIHYHDTVPEKIMNTRPVEQLKSIGHKYGFELEEYEIIRIKKYSPGVSHIVVDAKFKKIDIG from the coding sequence ATGACAAATGGGCATAAAAAATTAAAATATCAAAAAATAGGGGACATATTAATCGTAAAAGATGAGTTAAACGAAACGGAAATAAAAGAATTAGTGAAAAGGACAAAATGTAAAACAATTTTAAAATATGAAACCCATATTACGAGAGATTTAAGGGTTCCAACCACAAAAACATTGTACGGTACGGAAACAGAAACTATAAACAAGGAACACGGGTGTTTATTTAGTATTGATGCTTCAAAAATTATGTGGAGTATGGGAAATCTCGAAGAAAGGAAAAGAATTGCAACAAAATCAAATAAAGAGGAAATAGTTGTGGATATGTTCGCAGGCATTGGTTATTTTACAATACCTCTTGCAAAATACTCCGCACCTAAAAAAATTTATGCTTTGGAGCTAAATCCCAATTCATACCGCCATTTGTGTAAAAATATTCTATTGAATAAAGTGGAAAATATTGTCGTTCCCCTTAATATTGATAACCGTGATTTTGATGAAACCATAAAAGCAGACCGTATTTTAATGGGTTATGTAGTTAAAACAAGTGAATTTTTAGAAAAAGCATTCCAAATATTGGCAAATAATGGAACTATCCATTATCACGATACAGTACCGGAAAAAATAATGAATACAAGACCTGTAGAACAACTTAAATCCATTGGACACAAATACGGGTTTGAACTCGAAGAATACGAGATAATTCGAATTAAAAAATACTCACCTGGAGTTTCACATATTGTCGTTGATGCGAAATTCAAAAAAATTGATATAGGTTAA